The genomic segment ATGTTAAGCCCGCTGCTGACTTGGCATCCATGAACTTCAGCGTTCCCTTCCCCAGGACCCCTGTGAGTTCGCTACAGGCTGGGCCCGGAATCTGGCGGCAAAGACTCTGATTATCAAACTTTCGAGCGACCGTGGTGACCGGCGTCGTGAGCACGGCACAATGGCAAATCGAGCACCGAAGGCGGCCGCGTATTCGTAGCGGGGCCAATATCGGGACAAGGGTCGCGACCCCCGGGCCTCTCGCATGTACTTGAGATGTTGGACGAGTCGCTTGCGGAGACCGGAAGCTTGGCCAATGTAGAAAACCGCTGAACGTCCCCTTGGATACTGGAACTTGGTACTACCTGCTGTCACCAGAACGTACACGCCAGCCTGGTTCGGGACAGTCTGGATCGCGCGCTTCCGGAGCGGAAGGAGGCCACTCGCTCGGTATCTTGTGGGGATGAACTTTAGGTCGCTCATGTTTTCAGAATGGGCCTAACCATTGATTAACTTGCTATTGTGCCCTGATAATGTGATTTCTTCCAAGCAGTTTTGCCATATGCCCATTATGAATCAGGCCCGCGTTCCCAGAGCACCCGCACGAAGGTGACTATATGCCCGACTCAACCAGAACTCAAAAGCCCAAACTCCTCGATGAAGCACGACGGGTGCTCCGTCTGCACCACTATTCCATTCACACCGTCGCCCCCGCTTCGCTCCGGGGACGATGAGTAGAAGAATCACGGGATCTTTGCATCGAGCGATCCTACGTGGAGTAGACGCACCCATTACGGGTGCGCCTTCGGACGCAGGCTAAAGCCTGCGGCTACCGGTCCAACGCGTTTTCAAACAGAGCCTAGTCGATCAGGGCTGGAGGATGATCTTGCCGTGGGTCCTGCGGTCGGCGAGTTCGGCGAGGGCTTGGCGGGCGTCGGAGAGCGGATAGGTCTTGTAGATCACGGGGCGGATCTGGCCCGCGGCATACATTCGATAGAGTTCGTCCTGCGTTCGATCGACGAGGGCGTTGTCATGACGGCGATACTCACCCCAATGGATGCCCATAACGGCAATGTTTTTGAGGAGGATGCGATTGGCGGCGACTTGGGGAATTCGGCCCGACGTAAAGCCGACGATCACCGCGCGTCCTTCCCAGGCGATGCACTTGAGACTGAGATCGAGGAAATCGCCGCCGACGGCGTCGCAGATGACATCCGCGCCATGATCGCCGGTGATGTCCTTCACCTTTTGCACCCAGTCGCCATCCCGATAGGAAATGGCATGATGCGCGCCGTTCTCCAGGCAGACTGAAAATTTCTCCTCGCTGCCTACTGCCGCGATGACCTTGGCGCCCAACGCTCTCCCGATTTGGACAGCCGCGAGGCCCACTCCGCCCGCCGCGGCTGAAACGAGGAGCCATTCTCCCTTCATCAATTGCGCGCGATGGACCAGGCCGAAGTACGAGGTCTGGTAGACCGCCTGAAACGCCGCCGCATGCTCGAAGGACATCTCGTCCGGAAGTTTGTAGGTCGTCAGGTCCGGCGCGAGGGCCTGTTCCGCGTAGCCGCCGGTAAGGAGCAGCGACATGATTCGGTCACCGGGTTTGAACCTCGATCCCGGTCCGGCCTCCTCCACCACGCCGGAGATCTCGTTTCCGGGCGTAAACGGCAGCGGCGGTTTCATCTGGTACTTTCCCTGGATCATCAGGATGTCGTAGAAATTGAGCGCCGAGGCTTCCACGCGCACGCGCGTCCACCCATAATCCGGCTTCGGCTCGGGAAGATCCACGAGCTTCATGTCCTCCGGCTCGCACCACTCGCTCACCTGCCATGCACGCATTCCTTTCCCATACCCGATGTCGGATCGCATTTCCAGACCAAACAGGTCATCGATTCGAGTTGCGGTGGCCGACAATCCTCATTATCATCCGGCGATGAAAAAGAGATTTTTCCTTCGCGGATTGATTCTGTTCTTCGCGCTCGCCGTAACTTCGGCGCAGGCGCAGGAAGGAAAGAAGGCCGAAAAGGTGGCGAAAGCCAAAGGAGGGCATCCCGTGGTCGTACTTGAAACATCACTTGGAAACATCGAAGTTGAACTGGATGAAGTGAAGGCCCCGATCTCCACCAAGAATTTTCTCAGCTACGTGAATTCCGGGCACTACAACGGAACAATCTTCCATCGGGTCATCAAGGACTTCATGATCCAGGGTGGTGGATTCACCAAGGAGATGTCTCAAAAGCCCACCGAGGCGTCGATCAAGAACGAGGCCGGGAATGGGCTCAAGAATCTTCGGGGGACTCTCGCCATGGCTCGGACCGGCGTGGTGGATTCGGCCACGGCGCAATTCTTTATCAATGTGGTGGACAACGGCTTCCTCGATCACGCGGACGAGTCGCCGCGCGGCTTTGGCTATGCGGTGTTTGGGAAAGTGACGTCCGGCATGGATGCGGTGGACAAGATCCGAGCGGTGAAGACCGGCTCGAAAAACGGAATGGGGGACGTGCCGGTCGAGACCGTCGAGATCAAGAAGGCGTACGTAAAGAAGTAGAGCAAAGCCCTGCGGGATCCGGGTAGCCGCGGGCTTAATGCCCGCGAAAGAAACGCAGCTTGAAAGCTGCGGCTACCGGGTTCAGGCCATCGCCGCCTAAAGGCTGCGCCTACCGTATTCTGAGGACTTCCCGGTAGATCGCGTCGGCGGCTTTCGCCCACTCCAGATCTTTTTGCGTCACGCCGTTCTCGCTGTGCGTCGTAATGGAAATCACGACGGTCGTGTACCGAATGGTGACATCCGGGTGATGGTCGACGCTTTCCGAGTGGTCGGCGATTCGATTCACAAACTCAATGGATTTCCGGAAGGTTGAAAGTTTGTAGCTCTTCGTGATCTCGTTCGACCTGTATTTCCAGTCTTTGACCTCCTCAAGCCCCGTTCGAACGTCCGCGGGTGTGAGTGCGGGGGTCATGCCCCTCCGCCGAGCGAAATAAGGACGTGGTGCGTCGGCTGGATGTATTTCCGGATAATGCGCTCGACCTCTTTCATCGTCACCTTGTTGATCTCAGTCTCATAATTCCGGAAGCGGTCGTAGCCCAGTCCCAAGGCCTCATCGATGGCTGTGGTGAAGCTTTTGTCCATGTTCTTCTGAAGATGGATCTGATACGAGCCGACGAGATACCGCCTGGCTGCGTTGAGTTCTTCGGCCGTGATCCCCTTGTCCAAGAGCACCTGCATTTCACGCAGCATGCCCT from the Nitrospirota bacterium genome contains:
- a CDS encoding NADPH:quinone oxidoreductase family protein — protein: MRAWQVSEWCEPEDMKLVDLPEPKPDYGWTRVRVEASALNFYDILMIQGKYQMKPPLPFTPGNEISGVVEEAGPGSRFKPGDRIMSLLLTGGYAEQALAPDLTTYKLPDEMSFEHAAAFQAVYQTSYFGLVHRAQLMKGEWLLVSAAAGGVGLAAVQIGRALGAKVIAAVGSEEKFSVCLENGAHHAISYRDGDWVQKVKDITGDHGADVICDAVGGDFLDLSLKCIAWEGRAVIVGFTSGRIPQVAANRILLKNIAVMGIHWGEYRRHDNALVDRTQDELYRMYAAGQIRPVIYKTYPLSDARQALAELADRRTHGKIILQP
- a CDS encoding peptidyl-prolyl cis-trans isomerase — its product is MKKRFFLRGLILFFALAVTSAQAQEGKKAEKVAKAKGGHPVVVLETSLGNIEVELDEVKAPISTKNFLSYVNSGHYNGTIFHRVIKDFMIQGGGFTKEMSQKPTEASIKNEAGNGLKNLRGTLAMARTGVVDSATAQFFINVVDNGFLDHADESPRGFGYAVFGKVTSGMDAVDKIRAVKTGSKNGMGDVPVETVEIKKAYVKK
- a CDS encoding 4a-hydroxytetrahydrobiopterin dehydratase, which translates into the protein MTPALTPADVRTGLEEVKDWKYRSNEITKSYKLSTFRKSIEFVNRIADHSESVDHHPDVTIRYTTVVISITTHSENGVTQKDLEWAKAADAIYREVLRIR